One part of the Leptolyngbya sp. CCY15150 genome encodes these proteins:
- the lpxB gene encoding lipid-A-disaccharide synthase yields MGLQDADEPSRPIRIFISTGEVSGDLQGSRLVQALLRQAKVMNQPLDILALGGDRMAAAGATLIEHTSAIGSVGILEAIPFLFSGLKIQHRVRAQLTATPPDVVVLIDYFGVNLGVGRAVQRHFPQVPMLYYIAPQEWVWSLSPRNTQRIIGLSDRILAIFKAEADYYQCHGADVAWMGHPLLDWVSEAPTRADARQRLGLSTDQPAIALLPASRRQEMRYLLPVMFAAARRIQDQVPDVHFWIPASLAAYRPALERAVQTYGLHATVLDGQAHDAIAAADVVIGKSGTVNLETALMNVPQVVLYRVHPLTAWIARHLLHFSIPFMSPTNLAVMKPVVPEFLQDAATPQAIAQATLDLLLNPERRQQMQADYDQVRQALGQPGVSDRVAQAIFTQVQP; encoded by the coding sequence ATGGGATTGCAGGATGCCGATGAGCCATCTCGACCCATCCGCATCTTTATTAGCACCGGTGAAGTGTCGGGTGATTTGCAAGGATCGCGCTTGGTGCAGGCGTTGCTGCGCCAGGCCAAGGTGATGAACCAGCCGCTCGACATCTTGGCCCTGGGCGGCGATCGCATGGCCGCTGCTGGGGCAACGTTGATTGAGCATACCAGCGCCATCGGCTCCGTCGGCATCTTAGAGGCGATCCCGTTTCTCTTCTCGGGTCTAAAGATCCAGCACCGCGTACGAGCCCAGCTAACAGCGACGCCTCCGGATGTGGTCGTGTTGATTGATTATTTCGGCGTCAACCTGGGGGTGGGGCGTGCCGTGCAGCGGCATTTTCCCCAGGTGCCCATGCTCTACTACATTGCTCCTCAGGAATGGGTTTGGTCGCTCAGCCCTCGCAATACCCAACGCATTATTGGCCTGAGCGATCGCATCCTGGCCATCTTTAAAGCCGAAGCCGATTACTACCAATGCCATGGTGCAGACGTAGCCTGGATGGGCCATCCCCTGCTCGACTGGGTCTCCGAAGCACCCACCCGGGCCGATGCTCGCCAGCGTTTGGGGCTGTCTACGGATCAACCCGCGATCGCTCTCCTGCCCGCTTCCCGTCGCCAAGAAATGCGATACCTCTTGCCGGTGATGTTTGCCGCTGCCCGCCGCATCCAAGACCAAGTACCCGATGTCCACTTTTGGATACCCGCCTCCCTAGCTGCCTATCGCCCGGCCCTGGAGCGAGCGGTGCAAACCTATGGCCTCCACGCCACGGTCTTAGACGGCCAAGCCCACGATGCGATCGCTGCTGCGGATGTGGTCATTGGTAAATCTGGCACCGTGAACCTAGAAACGGCCCTGATGAACGTGCCCCAAGTGGTGCTCTATCGCGTCCATCCCCTCACGGCCTGGATTGCCCGCCACCTGCTGCATTTTTCCATTCCCTTCATGTCGCCGACAAATCTGGCGGTGATGAAGCCCGTGGTGCCAGAATTTTTGCAAGACGCCGCCACGCCCCAAGCGATCGCCCAAGCCACCCTAGACCTCCTGCTCAACCCCGAACGACGGCAGCAGATGCAGGCGGACTATGACCAAGTGCGCCAAGCCCTAGGGCAACCCGGCGTCAGCGATCGCGTCGCCCAAGCCATTTTCACCCAAGTGCAACCCTAG
- a CDS encoding CIA30 family protein — translation MGQSQWDLGRFVKTLSYYGVVPILSSFDWFQSMFDSRPNPTLSPTAIAFSSTSNALPNTVVLLGNVPPSVGQPLLDAGYQLRSLVTDAATQRVVWGDLADQVDWIETEWTDPKLLAKVLADGQGWVYGSAATTVEAVQADPAWQGLTQAIAHLSSSPEALTTVFDFSHPSPSVQDIWGALDDVVMGGVSQSGIRLVGTSAVFAGTVSTANSGGFASIRTRNFTPPLDFSGHAGVRLRLRGDGQRYKFMLRMADTWDSVAYCYSFDTRADDWMTVRIPFEELIPIFRAKTVPNAPALDPRHICAIQLMLSKFEYDGALNPHFQAGAFQLELRSVDLYRSAQAPSDRPLVILSAVPSPESLVAMLDTETVTPHGLTWDESDRLAAVLQENLQNG, via the coding sequence ATGGGACAGTCACAATGGGATCTGGGTCGCTTTGTGAAAACCCTTTCATACTACGGGGTGGTGCCGATCCTCAGCAGTTTTGATTGGTTTCAATCTATGTTCGACAGTCGCCCCAACCCCACCCTCTCGCCGACAGCGATCGCGTTTTCGTCCACGTCCAACGCTTTGCCCAACACCGTGGTTCTTCTAGGCAATGTGCCGCCATCGGTGGGACAGCCGTTGCTGGATGCGGGCTATCAGCTGCGATCGCTGGTGACAGATGCAGCTACCCAGCGCGTGGTCTGGGGCGATCTAGCGGATCAGGTGGACTGGATTGAGACCGAGTGGACGGATCCTAAGCTGCTGGCCAAGGTCTTGGCCGATGGCCAGGGTTGGGTCTATGGCAGTGCCGCGACGACCGTGGAAGCGGTGCAGGCAGATCCGGCTTGGCAGGGGTTAACCCAGGCGATCGCCCACCTGTCGTCGAGTCCGGAGGCGTTGACCACGGTTTTTGATTTCAGTCATCCTAGCCCCTCAGTGCAAGACATCTGGGGCGCGCTGGATGATGTGGTCATGGGCGGTGTCAGTCAGAGCGGCATTCGCTTGGTGGGCACATCGGCGGTCTTTGCCGGTACGGTGTCCACGGCCAATTCCGGCGGCTTTGCGTCCATTCGCACCCGTAACTTTACGCCACCGCTGGATTTTTCGGGTCATGCTGGAGTGCGGCTGCGCCTGCGAGGCGATGGTCAGCGTTACAAGTTCATGCTGCGCATGGCGGATACCTGGGACAGCGTGGCCTATTGCTATTCCTTTGATACCCGCGCCGATGACTGGATGACGGTGCGCATCCCGTTTGAGGAGTTGATTCCAATTTTTCGGGCCAAGACGGTGCCGAATGCGCCAGCGCTCGATCCCCGTCATATCTGCGCCATCCAACTGATGCTCAGCAAGTTTGAGTATGACGGCGCGCTCAATCCTCACTTCCAGGCGGGGGCGTTTCAGCTTGAGCTGCGTTCGGTGGATCTGTATCGTTCTGCCCAGGCACCGAGCGATCGCCCCTTGGTGATCCTCTCGGCTGTGCCCTCTCCTGAGTCTTTGGTGGCCATGCTGGATACTGAAACCGTGACCCCTCATGGGTTGACCTGGGACGAGAGCGATCGCCTAGCGGCGGTGCTGCAAGAGAACCTACAGAACGGATAG
- a CDS encoding collagen-like protein: protein MKNLVVGCGVAVLGILSVPAIAQEVCLAQTYGQSSNARRYGTDGTDGFRGREGRSGQDGQSRTLVLDGSPVNLNLSGTDGGDGDDGGNGRSAFCGWQPRDRSDVRAANGGQGGNGGQGGNGGNGGSVTVYYTDPTQLRSLSVIAAGGRAGRGGRPGYGAAGCRCERSYWEEEVCTGTPGSANRSCRTERYRCRDGADGRNGQSGRNGQPGQLGRLTLVQQAEPLAPDNPNITFSLSRFQQQPVSLSRNIWATRRGASTLLASGSIVADEYREFVGRAEQTVQLNWAAERSLSEVANESLGLELLENQSVRVTVPEDVWLVGDLQYEESVATYTVSELVLRSEATQLAVGEFSGSGADLQLSVVDLADKSDVVATRFELRYRSTEDRFGDRGRFGTRYEGEVPAEWVTQNFNRFSIDLGQLPIDARYRQSGVRVEIELKAIRSLGGQSAEQTMSWRGSI, encoded by the coding sequence ATGAAAAACCTTGTTGTAGGCTGCGGTGTGGCGGTGCTTGGCATTCTTAGTGTTCCAGCGATCGCTCAAGAGGTATGCCTGGCCCAAACCTATGGGCAATCGAGCAATGCTCGCCGCTATGGCACCGATGGCACCGATGGATTTCGTGGACGGGAGGGGCGATCGGGGCAGGATGGCCAAAGTCGTACCCTGGTGTTAGACGGCAGTCCGGTCAACCTCAATCTATCGGGTACCGATGGCGGAGATGGGGATGATGGCGGCAATGGGCGATCGGCTTTTTGCGGTTGGCAACCCCGCGATCGCAGCGATGTGCGGGCAGCCAATGGTGGCCAGGGCGGCAATGGTGGCCAGGGCGGCAATGGCGGCAATGGTGGATCGGTGACGGTGTATTACACAGATCCAACTCAGTTGCGATCGCTCTCGGTGATCGCGGCAGGGGGCCGGGCCGGACGAGGCGGACGACCGGGCTATGGGGCGGCGGGCTGTCGCTGTGAGCGCTCCTACTGGGAGGAAGAGGTTTGCACGGGCACGCCAGGCAGCGCGAATCGCAGTTGTCGAACGGAGCGCTATCGCTGTCGGGATGGTGCCGATGGTCGCAATGGGCAATCGGGTCGTAATGGTCAGCCAGGGCAGTTGGGACGGTTGACGCTGGTGCAGCAGGCGGAACCGTTGGCACCGGATAACCCTAACATCACCTTCAGCCTGTCTCGCTTCCAGCAACAGCCGGTTTCCCTATCTCGCAATATTTGGGCGACGCGGCGGGGAGCCTCGACGCTGCTGGCCAGTGGATCGATCGTGGCGGATGAGTATCGTGAGTTTGTGGGACGGGCGGAGCAAACGGTGCAGCTCAACTGGGCAGCGGAGCGATCGCTCTCGGAGGTGGCCAACGAGTCGCTGGGTCTGGAGCTATTGGAGAATCAATCGGTGCGGGTGACGGTGCCGGAAGATGTGTGGCTGGTCGGCGATCTACAGTATGAGGAGTCTGTGGCAACCTATACGGTGTCAGAACTGGTGCTGCGCAGTGAAGCAACTCAGCTGGCGGTGGGTGAGTTCTCGGGCAGTGGTGCAGATCTACAGTTGAGTGTGGTGGATCTGGCGGACAAATCTGATGTGGTGGCGACGCGGTTTGAGCTACGCTACCGCTCAACGGAGGATCGGTTTGGCGATCGCGGCCGCTTTGGCACGCGCTATGAGGGAGAGGTTCCAGCCGAGTGGGTCACCCAAAATTTCAACCGCTTTTCCATTGATCTAGGACAGTTGCCCATCGATGCTCGCTATCGCCAGTCGGGGGTGCGGGTGGAGATTGAGCTAAAGGCGATTCGTTCCCTCGGGGGGCAATCGGCGGAACAAACCATGAGCTGGCGCGGCTCGATCTAG
- a CDS encoding creatininase family protein has protein sequence MLLHLSTWPEVDDYLTRSQGLILPIGSTEQHGPTGLIGTDAICAEAIAHGVGDATQALVGPTINVGMALHHTDFPGSISLRPSTLILVIRDYLVSLTKAGFRQFFFINGHGGNVATLKAAFSESYAVLSNLPIPGGDRVQCQVANWYMCGSVYRLAKELYGSEEGSHATPSEVALTQYVYPDSIKTAYLDPNVPSGYPIYSAAEFRRCYPDGRMGSNPALATPDHGRQLYELAVKDLSRQYLEFLTSD, from the coding sequence ATGCTCCTGCACCTTAGCACCTGGCCCGAAGTTGACGACTATCTGACCCGCTCCCAGGGTTTAATTCTGCCCATTGGCTCCACAGAACAGCACGGCCCGACTGGGTTAATTGGCACCGATGCCATTTGTGCAGAAGCGATCGCCCATGGGGTGGGTGATGCGACTCAGGCATTGGTGGGGCCGACGATTAATGTGGGCATGGCGCTGCACCATACGGACTTTCCCGGCAGCATCAGCCTGCGCCCCAGTACCTTGATCTTGGTGATTCGTGATTATTTGGTGAGCTTAACCAAGGCGGGTTTTCGCCAATTCTTTTTCATCAATGGTCACGGCGGTAATGTGGCTACGCTGAAGGCGGCTTTCTCGGAAAGCTATGCGGTATTGAGCAATTTACCTATTCCAGGGGGCGATCGCGTTCAGTGTCAGGTAGCCAATTGGTATATGTGTGGTTCGGTGTATCGGTTAGCTAAGGAACTCTACGGTAGCGAAGAAGGTTCCCATGCCACGCCCAGTGAAGTGGCACTAACTCAGTACGTTTATCCAGATTCGATCAAAACAGCTTATCTTGATCCTAACGTTCCTTCGGGCTATCCTATCTACAGCGCTGCGGAGTTTCGCCGTTGTTATCCAGATGGACGCATGGGATCAAACCCGGCTCTGGCTACCCCTGATCATGGTCGTCAGCTTTACGAGCTAGCAGTGAAAGACTTGAGTCGGCAATATCTGGAATTCTTAACATCTGACTAG